The following are from one region of the Mus caroli chromosome 13, CAROLI_EIJ_v1.1, whole genome shotgun sequence genome:
- the Id4 gene encoding DNA-binding protein inhibitor ID-4 has translation MKAVSPVRPSGRKAPSGCGGGELALRCLAEHGHSLGGSAAAAAAAAAARCKAAEVAADEPALCLQCDMNDCYSRLRRLVPTIPPNKKVSKVEILQHVIDYILDLQLALETHPALLRQPPPPAPPLHPAGACPVAPPRTPLTALNTDPAGAVNKQGDSILCR, from the exons ATGAAGGCGGTGAGCCCGGTGCGCCCCTCGGGCCGCAAGGCGCCGTCGGGCTGCGGCGGCGGGGAGCTGGCGCTACGCTGCCTGGCGGAGCACGGCCACAGCCTGGGTGGCTcggcagccgccgccgccgctgcggCGGCAGCGCGCTGCAAGGCGGCCGAGGTGGCGGCCGACGAGCCGGCGCTGTGCCTGCAGTGCGATATGAACGACTGCTACAGTCGCCTGCGGAGGCTCGTGCCTACCATCCCGCCCAACAAGAAAGTCAGCAAAGTGGAGATCCTGCAGCACGTTATCGACTACATCCTGGACCTGCAGCTGGCGCTGGAGACTCACCCTGCTCTGCTGAGACAGCCGCCACCGCCCGCGCCACCGCTCCACCCGGCCGGGGCTTGTCCTGTCGCGCCGCCACGGACCCCACTCACCGCGCTCAACACTGACCCG GCCGGCGCCGTGAACAAGCAGGGTGACAGCATTCTATGCCGCTGA